One window of the Rosa rugosa chromosome 3, drRosRugo1.1, whole genome shotgun sequence genome contains the following:
- the LOC133735185 gene encoding pentatricopeptide repeat-containing protein At2g22410, mitochondrial-like codes for MKSRFHSLFSAQTHRPQVVHSLSSPSTKKPKWNSKTNVIITNPTLLIMESCTTMLQLKQIQAQMTCTGLIHHTFPVSRVLAFCAIADGGDIHYANLIFTRIEKPNTYMWNTMIRGYSKAQVNTTGFSFFSRMVRERVEMDCRSFVFALKACGLLGDSVQCVIWKMGFGSDLLVRNGLVHYYAEGGSVSHARKVFDESSVRDVVTWTTMIDGYAGCGYSNEAVELFDEMLLSDVEPNEVTMIAVLSACSNKGDIGMGKSIHEYMRKKNVNCSLNLVNALLDMYVKCGCLTAAKEVFDDMKVRDVFTWTSMVNGYAKCGELDAARQFFNDMPDRNVVSWNAMIAGYAQNNQPTQAVKLFHDMVESGFAPIENSLVCVLSACGQLSCLDLGRWIHQYYVHGNHIQLSVILGNALIDMYAKCGSLTSATELFNEIPEKNLVSWNTMIAAYAAHGHAKQALTLFNQMKSTDTKPDHITFVAVLSACSHGGLVSEGREHFKSMIRDYGIEPKEENYACMIDLLGRIGLLEEAYELINKMPMEPSASAWGALLNSCKIHGNVELAKLSAEKLLDLDPEDSGIYVSLANLCAIKQRWVDVRNVRSLMKERGVQKNPGHSLIEVQGQFHEFFAADKSHPQSEEVYRVLNVMYMFSKSELYLQKQFDELLCI; via the coding sequence ATGAAGTCCCGCTTCCACTCTTTGTTCTCTGCTCAGACTCACAGACCCCAAGTCGTCCACTCACTCTCATCACCCTCAACCAAAAAACCCAAATGGAACTCCAAGACCAACGTCATAATCACCAACCCAACTCTGCTCATCATGGAGTCTTGCACCACCATGCTCCAGTTGAAGCAAATTCAAGCCCAAATGACCTGCACTGGCCTCATTCACCACACCTTTCCCGTCAGCAGAGTCCTAGCCTTCTGTGCTATCGCCGACGGCGGCGACATTCACTACGCTAATCTTATTTTCACGCGCATTGAAAAACCCAATACTTATATGTGGAACACAATGATCAGAGGCTACTCCAAAGCTCAAGTTAACACAACTGGATTCTCATTTTTCAGCCGAATGGTCCGTGAACGCGTCGAAATGGACTGCCGGAGTTTTGTCTTTGCGCTCAAGGCATGTGGGTTGCTGGGAGATTCGGTACAGTGCGTGATTTGGAAGATGGGTTTTGGTTCTGACTTGCTGGTGCGAAATGGGTTGGTGCATTATTATGCTGAAGGCGGGTCTGTGAGTCATGCACGGAAGGTGTTCGATGAAAGTTCTGTGAGGGATGTTGTAACTTGGACCACCATGATTGATGGGTATGCGGGGTGTGGTTATTCGAATGAGGCTGTGGAGTTGTTTGATGAGATGTTGTTGAGTGATGTTGAGCCAAATGAGGTTACTATGATTGCAGTGCTTTCTGCGTGCTCGAATAAGGGGGATATTGGTATGGGGAAGAGTATTCATGAGTATATGAGAAAGAAGAATGTGAACTGTAGCTTGAATTTGGTTAATGCTTTGTTGGATATGTATGTGAAATGTGGTTGTTTGACTGCGGCGAAAGAGGTTTTTGATGACATGAAAGTGAGGGATGTGTTTACATGGACTAGCATGGTTAATGGATATGCTAAATGCGGCGAGTTAGATGCTGCAAGACAATTTTTTAATGACATGCCTGATAGAAATGTAGTATCTTGGAATGCGATGATTGCTGGTTATGCTCAGAACAATCAACCTACTCAAGCGGTGAAGTTGTTTCATGACATGGTAGAGTCGGGTTTTGCTCCGATAGAGAACAGTTTAGTATGTGTGCTCTCTGCTTGTGGTCAGTTAAGTTGCCTGGATTTGGGTCGGTGGATTCACCAGTATTATGTCCATGGAAATCATATTCAACTTAGTGTGATTTTGGGGAATGCGTTGATAGACATGTATGCCAAGTGTGGGAGTTTAACTTCTGCTACAGAACTTTTCAATGAAATCCCAGAGAAAAATTTGGTTTCTTGGAATACGATGATTGCTGCATACGCTGCTCATGGCCATGCTAAGCAAGCTCTTACTCTATTCAACCAAATGAAAAGCACGGATACGAAGCCTGACCATATCACATTTGTGGCAGTCTTGTCTGCTTGCAGCCATGGCGGATTAGTTTCTGAAGGCAGAGAGCATTTCAAAAGCATGATTAGGGATTACGGAATAGAGCCCAAAGAGGAAAATTATGCTTGCATGATAGATTTACTTGGAAGAATTGGATTGCTGGAAGAAGCATATGAGTTGATAAACAAAATGCCAATGGAACCGAGTGCGTCTGCATGGGGCGCCCTTCTAAATTCATGTAAAATTCATGGGAATGTTGAGCTAGCTAAGCTTTCTGCTGAGAAACTATTAGACTTGGATCCAGAAGATAGTGGAATTTATGTGTCGCTGGCAAACTTATGCGCTATCAAGCAAAGATGGGTGGATGTAAGAAATGTCAGAAGCCTGATGAAAGAGAGGGGAGTGCAGAAGAATCCTGGGCATAGCTTGATAGAGGTTCAGGGTCAGTTTCATGAATTCTTTGCTGCTGATAAGTCACACCCTCAATCAGAAGAGGTTTATAGAGTTTTAAATGTTATGTATATGTTCTCCAAATCGGAGTTATATCTGCAAAAACAATTTGATGAACTTTTATGCATATGA
- the LOC133735184 gene encoding septin and tuftelin-interacting protein 1 homolog 1-like produces the protein MERFGMENDYEDGQWIDGEFFYRKRKERRVQSKDDALYGYSDEEDEEYSDGSRKRRKKDRYVDYTKPIKFVSTEKLDNNSDQKKTDHGTPVIGFNSTGMRDEAEDDDDDDDDDGDGFLATEFGRKIKDGAERRRTKKEKLKFKNEIRKCDGDEGGIGDLEKHTKGIGRKMFEKMGYTGGGLGKNQQGIVSPIEVKLRPKNMGMGFNDYKETETKLQSLLEDKPNKPTTLKQKPSWKKKMRTSKEHYLSAEEFIAKKQEESDSSLFVHNVIDMRGPQVRVLSNLDDLNEREEDTEDEGAFMPELQHNLKLLVDLAELDIMKLDRDLRYEREAVIRLKNEKERQKQHLDSMESIQTVLDQLEEEKSMGTLTLDSLANSFGELKRRYADEYKLCKLSCIACSFALPLFMSTIQGWDALQYPLYGLDFVSSWKALLHGEGNKCSTSSPYAQLVFEIVRISGADNWQAKDPEPMLRFLEAWEKLLPPCVLNDILDHLVLPKLKDAVGVWEPCRDTLPIHVWVHPWLPLMGHRLEELYPTIRFKLGNVLSAWHPSDASAYAILSPWKNVFDSASWKQLMHRFIVPKLQLVLEEFHVNPANQSVDQFNWVMRWAYVIPSHMIADLMVKFFFPKWITVLFYWLKSNPNFEEILHWYKGWKEVIPEELQANESIRLQLNWGLDMMNRAVEGRDLVEPCHVEQRQSDFEAQKKAAATAAANQANSNETMMSLRDVIEAFAQQHSLLFKPKPERRQDGHQIYALGYVNIIVDSVNQKVYARKPREEAWSLVDLATLLDMHNNSLARRR, from the coding sequence ATGGAGAGGTTTGGAATGGAGAACGATTACGAGGACGGCCAATGGATCGACGGCGAGTTCTTCTACCGTAAGCGCAAGGAGAGACGCGTACAGTCCAAAGACGATGCCCTGTACGGCTACtccgatgaagaagatgaagaatatTCAGACGGATCCAGAAAACGCAGGAAGAAAGATCGCTACGTCGACTACACCAAGCCCATTAAATTTGTCTCCACTGAAAAGCTGGACAACAATTCCGATCAGAAGAAAACTGATCACGGCACTCCTGTCATTGGCTTTAACTCGACTGGCATGCGCGATGAagctgaagatgatgatgatgatgatgatgatgatggtgatggtTTTCTGGCGACAGAGTTTGGGAGGAAGATAAAGGACGGAGCTGAGAGGAGACGTACGAAGAAGGAAAAGCTGAAATTCAAGAATGAGATTAGAAAATGTGATGGAGATGAAGGAGGCATTGGGGATTTGGAGAAACACACCAAGGGCATAGGAAGGAAGATGTTTGAGAAGATGGGGTACACAGGAGGCGGACTCGGGAAGAATCAGCAAGGCATTGTGAGCCCTATTGAGGTAAAGTTGAGGCCGAAAAATATGGGCATGGGTTTCAATGACTACAAGGAAACAGAAACCAAGCTCCAGAGTTTGCTAGAAGACAAACCTAACAAGCCTACAACCTTAAAACAGAAGCCttcttggaagaagaagatgaggactAGCAAGGAGCATTATCTCTCTGCCGAGGAGTTTATAGCCAAGAAGCAGGAAGAGAGTGATTCCAGTCTTTTTGTTCACAATGTCATTGATATGCGCGGACCTCAAGTTCGAGTGTTGAGCAATTTGGACGATTTGAATGAGCGAGAGGAAGATACAGAAGATGAAGGTGCTTTCATGCCGGAGCTACAGCACAATTTGAAGTTGCTTGTGGACTTGGCTGAGCTCGATATCATGAAACTTGATAGGGATTTGAGGTATGAGAGGGAGGCAGTAATTAGATTgaagaatgagaaagagaggCAGAAGCAACATTTGGATAGTATGGAGAGTATTCAGACTGTGTTGGACCAACTGGAGGAAGAGAAATCCATGGGAACATTGACGCTGGACTCGCTTGCAAATAGCTTTGGTGAGCTCAAGAGACGGTATGCAGATGAGTATAAGTTGTGTAAGTTGTCATGCATTGCTTGTTCCTTTGCTCTGCCTTTGTTTATGAGTACTATTCAAGGTTGGGATGCACTGCAGTATCCTTTGTATGGCTTGGATTTCGTGTCCTCCTGGAAGGCTTTGCTTCATGGAGAGGGAAATAAGTGTTCAACATCATCGCCTTATGCGCAGTTGGTTTTTGAGATTGTGAGGATTTCTGGTGCAGATAATTGGCAGGCCAAGGATCCTGAACCCATGCTTCGGTTTTTAGAGGCTTGGGAGAAGCTGCTGCCCCCTTGTGTCCTTAATGACATATTGGATCATTTAGTGTTGCCTAAGTTGAAGGATGCAGTTGGTGTTTGGGAACCATGCCGCGACACTCTTCCCATCCATGTATGGGTGCATCCATGGCTACCATTAATGGGACACAGATTGGAGGAGTTGTATCCGACAATACGTTTCAAGTTGGGTAATGTTCTCAGTGCTTGGCACCCAAGCGACGCGTCTGCTTATGCCATACTCTCGCCGTGGAAGAATGTGTTTGATTCTGCAAGTTGGAAACAACTTATGCATAGGTTCATAGTTCCCAAGTTGCAGCTTGTCCTAGAAGAGTTCCATGTGAACCCTGCAAACCAGAGTGTTGATCAGTTCAATTGGGTCATGAGGTGGGCTTATGTTATTCCCAGTCATATGATAGCCGATCTGATGGTGAAGTTTTTCTTCCCCAAATGGATAACCGTCTTGTTTTACTGGCTGAAATCAAACCCCAACTTTGAAGAGATTTTGCATTGGTACAAGGGTTGGAAAGAAGTCATTCCAGAGGAGCTTCAAGCAAATGAAAGCATCCGCCTTCAGCTCAATTGGGGTCTTGACATGATGAACCGGGCCGTTGAGGGTAGGGACTTGGTCGAACCTTGCCATGTGGAGCAAAGACAATCCGATTTTGAGGCACAGAAAAAagcagcagcaacagcagcagcaaaCCAAGCAAACTCCAATGAGACAATGATGAGCTTGAGAGATGTGATCGAAGCCTTTGCGCAACAGCACAGCTTGCTATTTAAGCCTAAACCCGAGAGGAGGCAAGACGGTCACCAGATATATGCATTGGGTTATGTAAACATCATAGTGGACTCTGTCAATCAAAAGGTGTATGCCCGGAAACCAAGAGAGGAAGCCTGGTCCCTCGTAGACCTTGCAACATTGCTTGACATGCACAATAACTCTCTTGCAAGGAGAAGATGA